Part of the Methanobrevibacter boviskoreani JH1 genome is shown below.
AAATTTAAGGTTAACAATCCTATCAGGGTTTTAAATCCAGGCAGTAAATTAAAATTATCTAAGGATGTTACTTTGGAATTTGTCCATACTACCCACAGTATTCCTCAGGCAGTTTTCCCAGTTTTACACACTCCTGAAGGAATTATTATCTACGCACTTGATTTTAAATTTGATAATCACCAGAAAGTATCTCCCCCACCTGATTATGAAAGACTAAAACAATTAGGTAAACAGGGAGTACTTGCACTTATTGTGGAAACTACAAATGCGGCAAATACACAACAAGTAAAAACCTATTCAGAACGTGTTCCAAGAATTATACTTGAGGATTTAATGAGGGAACCTTTAAAAGAAAAAACCGGTATGATTGTTACAACTTTCTCATCACATATTGAAAGGATTCAAACCATTGCAGATATTGCAAAGAAAAGTGATAGGGAAATTTTATTCCTTGGAAGATCTATGGAAAGATTTTTAGGAATTGCACAGAATCTGGGAATATTGAAATTACCTAAGAATTCATCTATTCATGGTTCTCCAAAGGCAGTAAATAGGGCACTTGCAAAAGCAGAGGAAAATCGTTCTAAATATTTACTTGTAACTACTGGTCATCAAGGTGAACCCGATGCATTACTTCCAAGAATTGCAAGTGGTAAGACTCCATTTAATATTAAGAAAGGAGATAATGTGATTATTTCTGCACCAATTATTCCAAATCCAACAAATGCTGCAAATAGGCATATAATGGAAGCAAGACTTAAAGCATCTGGTGCAAGAATCTATGCTAATGCCCATGTATCCGGACATGCAGGTAGGGAAGACCATAGGGAATTTTTAAGAATGGTTAAACCTGCACATATCATTCCTGCTCACGGAGATCTTCACATGTTAACTGCATATGGGGAACTTGCAGAAGAGGAAGGATATAGGATTGGTAGTAATGTGCATATTTTAAGAAATGCACAAGCACAAGTCTTTAATGATACTGATGAGGAATAGGTTTATTTATTCTAATATTGTTAATATTTTAATTCATTAGCTTAGAGGTATTGTTTAAAATTAAATTTTTTTTAATTTTATTTTTAAAAAAAGATAAGATTATTAATCATATAATAAAGATATATTATTGTTATAAATGTTTACATAGTTTTCATAATTTGGTTGAGGAATTTCAAAATTAATTTTAATCAAGAAAAATATAGGAAATGAATTATAATGGAGGATTTTTATGTCAGATGTAACTGAAATTTTAACTGATTATTCTAAAGATGTAAAGGCAGTAATTGAGGATTATTTGTCTAGTATTGATCCTGAAGATTTACAAAAATCTTCAGTTTATTTAACTGAGGCAGGCGGAAAAATGTTAAGGCCTGCTTTAACCTTACTTTCAAGTCAAGCAGTTGGTGGAAACAGGGAAGATGCACTTAAAACTGCTGCGGCTTTTGAAATGATTCATACTTTCTCCTTAATCCATGATGATATTATGGATGATGATGATATGAGGAGAGGTAAGCCTTCTGTACATACTGTATGGGGTGAACCATTAGCTATTTTAGCTGGAGATACTTTATTTTCAAAAGCATTTGGTTTAGTAATTACTTCTAAAGAAGATAACATTTCCGCAGACCGTGTTGCTGAGTCTTTGGCTGTTGTTGCAGACGCATGTGTTAAAATCTGTGAAGGTCAAGCTTTGGATATGGGTTTTGAAGGTAATTTCGATGTTCAGGAAGAGGAATATATGGAAATGATCTTCAAGAAAACAGCTGCACTTATTGCTGGGGCTTGTAAGGCTGGAGCAATTGTAGGTGGAGCGGATTCTGAAGTAATTGATGCAATGTATGAATATGGTAGACTTATCGGTTTGGCATTCCAAATTCAGGATGATTATCTTGATGTTATTAGTGATGAAAAGGATTTAGGTAAACCTGTAGGTAGTGATATTGTTGAGGGTAAAATGACTTTAATGGTAGTTAAAGCCTTATCCGAAGCAAATGAAGAGGATAAAGAAAAGCTGGTTAAAATCTTATCTGATCCTGAATCTCCTCAAGAAGATGTGGATATTGCAATTGATTTATTTAATAAATATGGTTCAATTGAATATGCTCATGATGTTGCTCTTTCAAATGTAAACAAAGCAAAGGAAATACTTAATATATTACCTGATTCTTCAAGTAAAGATGCACTTGCTTTATTAGCAGATTTTGTAATTGAAAGAAAATCTTAAATTCTATAATTATTTTTTCCTATATTTTTATAATTTATAAAATTCTTTCTACTTTATTATAAAACTTATTATTTTTATCTATTTTCTATTATTTTTGGCTATTTCTCTTTATTTTTAGTTATTTTTAGTTATTTTTATTATTTTTATCTATTTTCTATTATTTTTGGCTATTTTTCTTTATTTTTAGTTATTTTTAGTTATTTTTATTATTTTTGGCTATTTTTCATCTTTAAATATTTCTTAATATTTTTCTGGTTTTTTCTATACCTTTCAATTTTTTTCATATGATGTAATAAATATTGAGTATTTCGTATATTGCTTTTATATAGAATTTGTAAATGGGATGTCTGTTAATGGCTGATATTATATGAAAAACTTTATTAAAATCAATTTTATTTCTTGAATGTCTCTTCAAAACTAAAAATTGGAATTATTACAACTTTCTTAAATATTCTTGCAATTTATTTTCCAATGAAACGTTTCAATGGAAACCTTTATATTTTTTTAGGATATATAACTAAATAATAAATTATTTAATTTGGTGTTTTTATGGATAATTATGAAATAATTGGTAGTTCTATAGATAAAATGCCTTTTATGGCTTTAGTTACTAATTTGTCTAAAAATTATATCAAATATCTTAATAAAGAACTTGAAAAATATAATATTAATTCTATTCAATCACTTTTCTTAGTAAAATTGAATTATTTTGATGATTTAAGTCAAAATGATTTAGCAAGGATCTTTAACTTAAGCAAGGGTTCTGTTGCCAAGTCTTTAAAAAAACTAGAGAATGAGGGATATATTATTCGTAAAACTGATAATGAGGATTTTCGTAGAAATATCATTGAATTAACAGATAAATCCTTAGAAATTATTCCTAAAATTAAAGAAATCAATGGGGAATGGGAAACGTATATGGGAATATCTGA
Proteins encoded:
- a CDS encoding RNase J family beta-CASP ribonuclease, which encodes MTVEIIAIGGYEEVGKNMTAVKVNDDVIIFDMGIHLDRINIHEDTDIDRMHSLDLIERGVIPDDTLMKDVDGKVKAIVFSHGHLDHIGAVAKLAHRYDAPLIGTPYTAALIKKQIKGERKFKVNNPIRVLNPGSKLKLSKDVTLEFVHTTHSIPQAVFPVLHTPEGIIIYALDFKFDNHQKVSPPPDYERLKQLGKQGVLALIVETTNAANTQQVKTYSERVPRIILEDLMREPLKEKTGMIVTTFSSHIERIQTIADIAKKSDREILFLGRSMERFLGIAQNLGILKLPKNSSIHGSPKAVNRALAKAEENRSKYLLVTTGHQGEPDALLPRIASGKTPFNIKKGDNVIISAPIIPNPTNAANRHIMEARLKASGARIYANAHVSGHAGREDHREFLRMVKPAHIIPAHGDLHMLTAYGELAEEEGYRIGSNVHILRNAQAQVFNDTDEE
- the idsA gene encoding short chain isoprenyl diphosphate synthase IdsA, which translates into the protein MSDVTEILTDYSKDVKAVIEDYLSSIDPEDLQKSSVYLTEAGGKMLRPALTLLSSQAVGGNREDALKTAAAFEMIHTFSLIHDDIMDDDDMRRGKPSVHTVWGEPLAILAGDTLFSKAFGLVITSKEDNISADRVAESLAVVADACVKICEGQALDMGFEGNFDVQEEEYMEMIFKKTAALIAGACKAGAIVGGADSEVIDAMYEYGRLIGLAFQIQDDYLDVISDEKDLGKPVGSDIVEGKMTLMVVKALSEANEEDKEKLVKILSDPESPQEDVDIAIDLFNKYGSIEYAHDVALSNVNKAKEILNILPDSSSKDALALLADFVIERKS
- a CDS encoding MarR family winged helix-turn-helix transcriptional regulator, with the protein product MDNYEIIGSSIDKMPFMALVTNLSKNYIKYLNKELEKYNINSIQSLFLVKLNYFDDLSQNDLARIFNLSKGSVAKSLKKLENEGYIIRKTDNEDFRRNIIELTDKSLEIIPKIKEINGEWETYMGISEDSKLNNLIKDLTLKSFKLL